A genome region from Nodosilinea sp. FACHB-141 includes the following:
- a CDS encoding HAD family hydrolase: MDFLCQAIIFDVDGVLINSDPVAERHWQAWADRHGVDFEAILRIHHGRPTIATIRQVAPHVDAAKEAHIKETAEADDTNGLILYPGAKELLAELPRDRWGVATSGTRRTVSLRFPYLGLPEPSVMVTADDVQRGKPAPDPYLLAAERLGVAPTNCLVIEDAPAGVEAARAAGIRVIAVTTTNRAEDLGLADAIAPALAAIQINVVSDGLVVRID; encoded by the coding sequence ATGGACTTTCTCTGCCAGGCGATTATCTTTGACGTCGATGGGGTGCTGATTAACTCAGACCCAGTAGCAGAGCGCCACTGGCAGGCCTGGGCCGATCGCCACGGGGTTGATTTTGAGGCGATCCTCCGCATTCACCACGGTCGCCCTACGATAGCAACTATTCGCCAGGTTGCGCCCCATGTGGATGCTGCTAAGGAAGCCCACATTAAGGAAACCGCTGAGGCGGACGACACCAATGGGCTGATCCTCTACCCAGGCGCAAAAGAGCTTTTAGCTGAGCTGCCGCGCGATCGCTGGGGAGTCGCCACCAGCGGCACCCGCCGCACCGTATCCCTGCGCTTTCCCTATCTGGGCCTGCCAGAGCCCTCGGTAATGGTAACCGCCGACGATGTACAGCGGGGAAAGCCTGCACCCGATCCCTATTTATTAGCGGCTGAGCGATTGGGCGTTGCCCCAACAAATTGCCTGGTGATTGAAGATGCCCCCGCTGGGGTAGAGGCGGCCAGAGCGGCCGGGATTAGAGTAATTGCGGTGACGACAACAAACCGAGCCGAAGATTTGGGGTTGGCCGATGCGATCGCTCCCGCCCTAGCTGCTATTCAGATTAACGTTGTCTCTGATGGTCTAGTGGTGCGAATCGACTAG